In Monodelphis domestica isolate mMonDom1 chromosome 3, mMonDom1.pri, whole genome shotgun sequence, the following proteins share a genomic window:
- the DDX51 gene encoding ATP-dependent RNA helicase DDX51 yields MALFRIARYEEQEKVTSSEDRAQLLLQKLQFRARERQLKKQKQEAEAETSSLGDKAPGPPGPAKSRPSSPAPAEPERKARKRKRGDGSPSRLEKSESEADPESSQKETSSPKKPKGKKKKKTQNKNPEAAGEQGKKGDSAEEHPQSALILGATAKKALPKVQPFLPKWLAEPSHVQKSVKDDLVPIQDIPQIHPCLQKKLKANGISSYFPVQAAVIPALLESASHGFLVGRGGYQPSDICVSAPTGSGKTLAFVIPVIQILLERVVCHIRALVVLPTKELAQQVSKVFNVYADGTALRIAQITGQKSLAKEQEILVQKTVSGYCSLADIVVATPGRLVDHIDQTPGFSLRQLRFLIIDEADRMIDSMHQSWLPRVVKAVFHGDGAPGFSPLFQRVEPRAITAASTSQPQMPLQKLLFSATLTRNPEKLQELGLYQPRLFSTGLEGQGSSAQPGTEQDTEGKYAFPAGLSHYYVPCSLNSKPLAILHLMHNMKFSRVLCFTNSREHSHRLFLLVKAFGGIPVAEFSSRFGPGQRKMILKQFEQGKIQLLISTDATARGIDVKGVKLVINYDAPQYIRTYVHRVGRTARAGNTGLAFTLLLKVQEQKFLQMLREAKAPELGKHLIRNEQLKSLVPQYEEALSELQKTIRNEWKQKKA; encoded by the exons ATGGCACTCTTCAGGATTGCTAG ATATGAGGAACAAGAAAAGGTGACTAGTAGCGAGGACCGGGCCCAGCTGCTCCTGCAGAAGCTTCAGTTTCGTGCCCGGGAGCGACAGCTGAAGAAGCAAAAGCAGGAGGCTGAGGCTGAGACCAGCTCCCTTGGGGACAAGGCCCCAGGACCTCCTGGGCCTGCAAAGTCTAGGCCAAGTTCTCCAGCCCCAGCAGAACCTGAAAGAAAAGCCAGGAAGAGGAAACGAGGCGATGGCAGCCCTAGCAGGCTAGAAAAGTCCGAATCAGAGGCTGACCCTGAGTCTAGCCAGAAAGAGACCAGCAGCCCCAAGAAaccaaagggaaagaagaaaaagaagacacaGAATAAGAATCCAGAAGCTGCAG GAGAGCAGGGGAAAAAGGGGGACTCGGCAGAGGAGCACCCACAGAGTGCGCTCATCCTGGGAGCGACGGCCAAGAAGGCTCTTCCAAAG GTCCAGCCCTTCCTACCCAAATGGCTTGCTGAACCCAGCCACGTCCAGAAGAGTGTCAAAGATGACCTCGTCCCAATCCAGGATATCCCTCAAATCCATCCTTGCctccaaaagaaattaaaggccaACGGCATCTCGTCCTATTTTCCAG TTCAGGCAGCAGTGATCCCTGCCCTTCTGGAGAGCGCATCCCATGGATTCCTGGTGGGGAGGGGTGGCTATCAGCCCAGTGATATCTGTGTGTCTGCCCCAACAGGCAGTGGGAAAACACTGGCCTTTGTTATCCCTGTGATCCAG ATCCTTTTGGAGCGGGTAGTGTGTCATATACGGGCCCTGGTGGTGCTGCCAACAAAGGAGCTGGCCCAGCAG gTGAGCAAAGTGTTCAATGTATATGCTGACGGCACAGCTCTGCGCATCGCCCAAATCACAGGGCAGAAATCCCTAGCCAAGGAACAGGAGATCCTGGTGCAGAAGAC GGTCTCTGGGTACTGCAGCCTGGCCGACATCGTCGTGGCCACCCCCGGTCGGCTGGTGGACCACATTGATCAGACACCAGGATTTAGTCTCAGGCAGTTGCGTTTTCTG ATCATTGATGAAGCTGACCGAATGATTGACAGCATGCACCAGTCCTGGCTGCCACGGGTGGTGAAAGCAGTTTTCCATGGTGATGGTGCCCCAGGCTTCAGCCCACTCTTCCAGAGGGTAGAACCTCGAGCTATAACTGCTGCCAG CACAAGCCAGCCCCAGATGCCTCTCCAGAAGCTGCTCTTCTCAGCCACGCTCACTCGGAATCCTGAGAAGCTGCAGGAACTGGGTCTCTACCAGCCCCGGCTCTTCTCCACTGGCCTGGAGGGCCAAGGATCCTCGGCCCAGCCAGGGACTGAGCAGGACACAGAGGGGAAGTACGCCTTCCCTGCAGGGCTCTCG CATTACTATGTGCCCTGCAGCCTCAACTCCAAGCCACTGGCCATCCTGCACTTGATGCATAACATGAAATTCTCCCGGGTTCTGTGCTTCACCAACTCCCGGGAGCACTCTCACAG gtTGTTCTTGCTGGTCAAGGCCTTTGGGGGTATCCCTGTGGCTGAATTCTCCTCCAGATTCGGACCTGGCCAGAGGAAGATGATCCTGAAGCAGTTCGAACAGGGCAAGATTCAACT GCTGATCAGCACAGATGCCACTGCTCGAGGCATTGACGTGAAAGGAGTGAAACTTGTTATCAACTACGACGCCCCCCAGTACATCAGGACCTATGTGCATCG AGTAGGCAGAACGGCCAGAGCTGGGAATACAGGGCTGGCGTTCACTCTGCTCCTGAAAGTACAG GAGCAGAAGTTCCTTCAGATGCTAAGAGAGGCAAAAGCTCCAGAGCTGGGGAAACATCTCATCCGGAATGAACAGCTGAAGTCCCTTGTGCCTCAGTACGAGGAAGCACTGTCCGAGCTCCAGAAAACCATCCGG AATGAATGGAAGCAAAAGAAGGCTTGA